Genomic window (Zingiber officinale cultivar Zhangliang chromosome 2B, Zo_v1.1, whole genome shotgun sequence):
CATTCCCACATTATCACCATTGATGAACACCTTCTAATCTTTGCTCCAATTCTTAATTGACAATCCCCCACAGAGCTTGTATGTTTGAACAGGTTTTGATCCAAAGCCAGGTATCAAATGGTTCTTCTCAACCAATACAAGGAAGATGAAACTAGATTAAATGTTAAAACATTGGTTCTTCCTATCTAGATAAAGATCAATGCATCCATTCAACAAACAATATAAAACCAGAAAAGTGATAGAAGAAGAAAGGCCATGATCAAGTTGTTTTTAACAGAAACAATCAGAGAGTAAAGCTTCTCATCAGCTTACCTAGCTACAAATTGTACAAAGCCACATCCTTTACCAGCTGGAATTTTCACATAGATAATCTCACCAAACTGAATACAGATTTGTTTCAATTCCTCTTCCGTGATATTAGGGTCCAAACAGCCAACAAAAATCTGCAACATAAAGGGGGGGAATTAAGATTTACTCCGATTTAGAAGATACATGTAACAGATAATGTATATTACATACTGTTGTGTTTGTGATATCACTATCAGGAGGTACAGGTGGTAATTGTGGCACTGCATATGTTGTAGCTGGATATAAAGCTGTCAAAGTCATGTATATATGATTCAGTTGGTATTCCAACTTTAAGCACAACATATAATTGAAAAATGATCAATATGCTGCATCAAAAACAGAAAGGCAACAAGGATACAGGCTTACAAAATAAAAAGGAGAAACAAAATAATATACAGAAGCAACGTCCTTTTTACATTAAGTTAGAATGCAAGAATTTCTAACTTGTCAGGTGGTCCAAAATTGTCCATCATTGCACTCCATCATGTAGCTATTTCAATACTTTCCCTGATTGTTGGAAATATGTACAGAACCAACTGGGGTCAAATACTGGTTCACTTACAGCTAGCTGTGTCTTGGCATCCAATATGAATTTAACACACAGATTGGGCCCAGATGTATGTGAAATGTTTTATTTCCAGGGAGAATTTCGTATGGTCATGAGTCATGACCATCTATTCattatttttaacaaaaatattagtatctaatgcataaaataatgttttaaagtaAAAGGGTTTTCAAACATTGACATGAGACTAAACCGATATAGTTCCATTTGCAAATGCAATGGTGGTTATGCCGAGAATAAAACCAGGTGAAACCATTATTTTCTTAAAAGAACCATTGACATAAACAGATAGAAACATGATCAAGGCATGCAAGTCCCAACTATTTAATGTCGACTATATGGACCTTTATCACTCCATTAAACAAAGGGTATGTCACTAGTAATATTCAAATTCAATAAATAATTTTTTCACGTTAACTACAGTTTTCTTTGGAACTGTAGAAACATGGGTGTCTAAAAAGAATGACTGTTCATTAGTTGAAATATAGTGTAAAATCTTGTGTCTTCTTGCTAATACAGGCGAAGCATTTAGTTCCGCCCATGGAACGACACCAGCACAGACACGTCTCCGGCGCCAGCGCACCCCAAGGCCCCATGGACACGTTGCGCAGGCTGACAACGTCGCGGAAGAGGGGGGAGGCCAGAGgggagtgggggggggggggggggggggggggtgaaggTTTTAACTGTTTAATtaaataacttatattaataatttaatcaactcCATTGGGATCATTTAGATAGGTTTAAttaaagcctaataaaattatctcattaattttatatatatattttatatttttaaatatttagattaaaaattttatttttagttaatatattttatatttaaaaatactgaaactatatcggcacgacaCGATACGGTACCAAAACTATATCGTTCTAGTTCGAGACTGAAACCACCTCGACACGggttgagattttaaaccatgagtTAATTATTTAAGTGGTAGATGGTGGGATTGTACACTATCTAACCAAATAAGATAGTAAGAAATCAGGAAAACTGTATAGAATGCACAGACAAGAGAAACAAGTTAATTGAAAACTAGGCATAAGATAGTGGAGCAACAGGCTGGTGGCAACATATCTACCAGATAGGGAGATCTAATTGCATGCATTGACAGTGGGTAAGGAAAGAATATAGTCATTTAATAGGTTTTGATCTTAAATAATTTAGTTTCATTCTACTGCATCTCTTATTAAGATCTATCAAGGATATAAATATATAGATTGgtatatttcctaacaatttaagcTTTTGAGACAAGTCATTAGTTAATTGACTTTAACAAGATCCAACATCAATGAATTTACCAGAGAACCATTTCCAAACCTAAGACAAAAAAGATGCAGATGCGCTTCTTGAGGGTTGGCATTTCAATGATCAATTGGAACAAAATATTAAAGCATATAAAAGGATACCTCATGGTACCAGTGAGCAACAATAAAGCCATGGGCATGGGACTGGCCTAAAACCAATAACTTAACACCATTGAATAATGGTATGTAGTAATCGTACTAAAAGTTACACAAACCGTTGTTGATATTAGAAGACTAATCAACAAATTCAGTAAGGGGAAAAATCAAGGTTGAATGCAATGTGAACTAAAATTAAATCAGTATTCACAAAGAAAATCAGCATATCAAACCATCAAGAGAACAAACAAGTATACATGTCATGTGATGAGAAGCAAAAAAAATAGTACATAATATCAGTATGTCCATTAAATAAGATGGTATTTCCTTGCCTCTCTATAAGAATCCACAATAATATACCAGTTTGATATACTGCAGAAGGACAAATATGCATGGGAGTGTCAATTCCTTGACAAATAGTAAAGGGCACATGACTTGACAAATTCAAGCATCCTTAAATGGTGGCATACTGCTACATGCCTGCCAATAGAAATGATGCATAATGCTAATAGAACAGATATAAACAGCATTTAAACATAGATTAATATCTTCAACACCATATAAAGATTACCTTTCGCAGCAGGATATTGTGGCTGGATACCAATAGCCTTCTTAGGTGTGGCAGCACTTATTCGCATAGGCCTTGAGGAGCAATAGACGCCATTCATTTCAGTCATTGCACGATTTCTTTCAATCTCATCAGCAAATTTGACAAAGCCATAACCCTTTGAGCGTCCTGTATTAGGATCTGTGACAACCTTGGCACCTCTAACTGATGGATAAGTCACCCGAAATGTCTCTTGTAATAAATAATCTGTCACATCAGGGGCCAAATCACCAACGAAAATGGAATGATCTGGCCCAGCATCGGGACGCCTTTCTCCAATACCAAAGGAGGCCCAGTTCAGCCTAAAAGTCTGCTCTGTGCCAGGCATTTGTGCTCCGTTATATGTTTGCAAAATTCGCTCAGCAGCTGCATGGGTCACAAATTCTATAAACCCATACCCTTCAGGCATCCCTGTTATCTTATTGCGGATGATTTTTACTGACATAACCTGCAAGAATTAAATTCTTCTAATCATGATTACATCTCTATCTCATAGAAAGTTGACTAAGAGACTTATAGCTCCAACATTTCCTACTAGTTAATTGTTTGTTTAAACTAAATTATGCTTGAATTGAGATTTTTGCCACCTATGAGTCTTTGAGTTTCCTTCAGACAGTtgtcaaaaatatttaatatcttcTTTATGCAATTAAATTACCTTAGGATAGTgagtttaattttgtatttatagATAAAAGTTATTACGCCCTAAATAAATCAATGACTTGAATTTATCCTAAAAGTTTTCTTTTGgcataataatatttaaatctATTCTATATTCTAACAGATTTATTTGACATATTATTCTATTTATCAAGCCATGTAAAATCCATTTATTTGGAGTCAGCTATGGATCCTGTCCACCAATGATCTCTATGCAAGTTTATATTACTGACAATATTCAAAACATGTTTAGACTTACTAatacataaatatataatttttgggATCAACAAGAACAATTAAGATCCTAGGTTTATGACATAATTTTGCATCTCTGTCATGGCCAAACACAATCCACCACTTGTTTAGCTGGACTTGAAATAGGTAATAACAGTGCTTTTGAAAGGTGGAAAATTCTTGGTTTGTTCATATCACTCTTAGGCTAAATCAAATATATGAAGCTACGGTACACTCAGCCATATTTTGGTCAAAGCATTgggcaaaaaggaaaaaaaaaaatccacgtGCTAAATCAAATATAAGAATGTTGAAATTGATGTGCATTATTAATGAAGCATAGACAGGAATGTTGAAACAGATGTGTAGTATTACTAGACAAGAGAGAGAGAAATCCCATGTGAGAAATTGGATTTAGCCTTAATGAATTATCAAAAGAGAAAATAAACTAAGATGATATGGATACAATTTATATATTCTATAGTTACACAAATTGAATCAATTAAAGAGAACATGCGAGGAtgaaagaatattataatttaagAAAATATCCGAGTGATCTTGTTTGACATAGAAATTCATAAAGATAAATGGTGACAGAAGGCACATGCAGCCAGCCCTAATACACGAGAAACTTAACTTAATGTCAAAGTTAACCAAAATGATTTTTCAGACATTCCTTGTCAACATGGGATGATAGCAGCGagatttaataaatttcacaataatCTGCCAACAATCTTATTCGATTATTatccaaaattgaaaataaataataaaaaaacgtgCATAACACCAAAAAAAAACATCTTAGAGAGGGTATAAACCCCATTTTAGCATTCAAAATATGAGCCCGCTAGAAGGAAATGATGGAATCCCAAGCAGTGAAACAAGATAGAAATAGAGAAAAGGTCTGGAAGTGGGCAGAAAACCATCGAATAAAAAGACAGGAATAACTCTAATAACTAGTGAGATAGAATTCCCTTTATCCACTAAGAATGAGGAGAAACCATCACAGCTCTAAAGTTTGAAAAGTGGAAAATTAGCATTATAATTAAGTTTCAAAGTAAACCAGACTAAAACTGCATCGTGGATTCCTGTTCAGCCATCTTTTCCAGAGGACACAACATCCTTCAACCATAATGATCGCGGGCGTAAATACTAGCATCATGAACACAGATTAGAGTTTGACATAACCTAAAGTCTGACGACTACCTTGAATTTCATACTCAAGTTGCTTCAAAGGACCGTGCGTAAACCCTAGTAAGGAAACGTAAAAAAGAAAACGAAAAAGAAACAGACGAAGAGAAAACATACCTCTCCGGTGTGGGAGAAGCAGCTGTGGAGATAGTTCTCGTCAACCCAGTACTGGAGGTCGCCGATCCACAGGCTGCGGACCTCCTCCAGGGTGGTCGGCTGGTGGTAGCCATGGGAGACGGTGGCAGCCGTGGGTGGGGCGGCGGCAACCCATCCTTGTTGGTGATGCCATTGTTGCTGGTGAGAAGAATCCATCGGATCCAGAAAGGGAAGAAGGCTCGAGAATCGCCAAGGCGGCGCCCTCTCCGGCGAATTAATCTTGCTACTAAATACTGAAAAATATAAAACCAACTGTAATCCACAGGGACAATTTCGTTCCGCCCCCCGACTTCACATTCAATTTCACAAAATACTTACATAATCCTTTAAAAGCCCTCGTACTTTACAGATTCTCTATTAGGGTCCTTTCAACATTTTTCTCTTTGAGTGATCATATTACGCcaacaaaatttaataaattaatcgtgaaaataataataataataataaacgtgCAAGCCACGTGCAGAGGAGGTAACTCTTTCTAATCATAACCAGCAACTGAATTCCACCGCTCGTCATGTTTTTCGCatttactattttattttaaaataggtTTCCAAATGGGATTATTCCACCCGACCGTTTATTTTCTAGCTCCGGCTTTCTCTTTTCATGGACGTGGTCTCGCGTCGCATCATTTCGCCGCGGAGGGGGAGAAACTGCCTGTGCG
Coding sequences:
- the LOC122046195 gene encoding polyadenylate-binding protein RBP47B'-like, yielding MDSSHQQQWHHQQGWVAAAPPTAATVSHGYHQPTTLEEVRSLWIGDLQYWVDENYLHSCFSHTGEVMSVKIIRNKITGMPEGYGFIEFVTHAAAERILQTYNGAQMPGTEQTFRLNWASFGIGERRPDAGPDHSIFVGDLAPDVTDYLLQETFRVTYPSVRGAKVVTDPNTGRSKGYGFVKFADEIERNRAMTEMNGVYCSSRPMRISAATPKKAIGIQPQYPAAKALYPATTYAVPQLPPVPPDSDITNTTIFVGCLDPNITEEELKQICIQFGEIIYVKIPAGKGCGFVQFVARAYAEEAIQKLHGTMIGQQIVRLSWGKSPASKQDPSMAWSQQADPTQWASAYYGYGYDPYAYGAAQDPSLYSYGATYPGYGQYPQQVECAPEVTQMVGAVPSMEHREETYDPLAIPSAEKLNAQYLAVHGNAMLGRHLWLKTTLP